From a single Intestinibaculum porci genomic region:
- the dnaK gene encoding molecular chaperone DnaK codes for MSKIIGIDLGTTNSCVSVMENGEAKVIANPEGMRTTPSVVAFKNGEIIVGEAAKRQAVTNPDTVSSIKRHMGTDYKAKVNGKEYTPEEISAMILQNLKATAEAYLGEKVTEAVITVPAYFNDAQRQATKDAGKIAGLDVKRIINEPTAAALAFGIDKIEKEQKVLVYDLGGGTFDVSILDLADGTFEVLATAGNNHLGGDDFDKKVMDWMVSEFKKEQGIDLSNDKMAMQRVKDAAEKAKKDLSGMMQTQISLPFISAGANGPVHLDMTLTRAKFDELTSDLVQMTETPVRQALSDAGMSAGDIDEVLLVGGSTRIPAVQESVKRLLGKEPNKSVNPDEVVSMGAAIQGGVIAGDVKDVLLLDVTPLSLGIETMGGVMTVLIPRNTTIPTEKSQIFSTAADNQPAVDINVLQGERSMAKDNKQLGLFKLDGIEPAPRGVPQIQVTFNIDVNGIVNVKAKDMKTNKEQSITIQNSTGLSDEEIDRMVKEAEANKAEDEKMKKDIETKNKAEQMINEIDKALREQGDKISPDQKKQAESLRDELKKALDANDIATLESRMNELEQMAQQMASYQYQNAQGANAGANAGANTNSSSNNNDDDVVDADYTEK; via the coding sequence ATGAGCAAAATTATTGGTATTGATTTAGGGACAACAAATTCATGTGTGTCCGTTATGGAAAACGGCGAAGCAAAAGTTATCGCTAACCCAGAAGGGATGAGAACAACACCTTCGGTTGTTGCTTTCAAGAATGGTGAAATCATTGTTGGTGAAGCAGCAAAACGTCAGGCGGTCACAAACCCAGATACTGTTTCTTCAATCAAGAGACATATGGGTACAGATTATAAAGCAAAAGTTAATGGTAAAGAATATACACCAGAAGAAATTTCAGCAATGATCTTACAGAACTTAAAGGCTACTGCTGAAGCTTACTTAGGTGAAAAAGTAACCGAAGCAGTTATTACTGTTCCTGCTTACTTCAATGATGCACAGCGTCAGGCAACTAAAGATGCTGGTAAGATCGCTGGCTTGGATGTTAAACGTATCATCAACGAACCTACCGCTGCCGCTTTAGCATTCGGTATTGATAAAATTGAAAAAGAACAGAAAGTCTTAGTATACGACTTAGGTGGTGGGACATTCGATGTTTCTATCCTCGACTTAGCTGATGGTACTTTCGAAGTATTAGCTACGGCTGGTAACAACCACTTAGGCGGCGATGACTTCGATAAGAAAGTTATGGACTGGATGGTTTCTGAATTCAAGAAAGAACAGGGCATCGACTTATCAAATGATAAGATGGCTATGCAGCGTGTGAAAGATGCCGCTGAAAAAGCGAAGAAAGACTTATCTGGTATGATGCAGACTCAGATCTCATTACCATTCATCTCTGCTGGTGCGAATGGTCCTGTCCATTTAGATATGACTTTAACAAGAGCAAAATTTGATGAATTAACAAGCGACTTAGTACAGATGACAGAAACACCTGTACGTCAGGCTTTAAGCGATGCTGGTATGAGCGCTGGCGATATTGATGAAGTCTTATTAGTCGGTGGTTCTACACGTATTCCTGCCGTTCAGGAATCTGTTAAGAGATTATTAGGTAAGGAACCTAACAAATCTGTCAACCCTGATGAAGTTGTTTCTATGGGTGCTGCAATCCAGGGTGGTGTCATCGCTGGTGATGTTAAAGATGTCTTATTACTTGATGTCACTCCATTATCATTAGGTATTGAAACAATGGGTGGTGTTATGACGGTCTTAATCCCTCGTAATACAACGATCCCTACTGAAAAATCACAGATCTTCTCTACCGCTGCGGATAATCAGCCAGCTGTTGATATCAACGTTTTACAGGGTGAACGTTCAATGGCTAAAGACAATAAGCAGTTAGGCTTATTCAAATTAGACGGTATCGAACCTGCACCTCGTGGTGTTCCTCAGATCCAGGTTACTTTCAATATCGATGTTAACGGTATCGTTAATGTTAAAGCAAAGGATATGAAGACTAACAAGGAACAGTCTATTACGATCCAGAACTCTACTGGTTTAAGTGATGAAGAAATCGACCGTATGGTTAAAGAAGCAGAAGCGAACAAAGCGGAAGACGAAAAGATGAAGAAAGATATCGAAACAAAGAACAAAGCTGAACAGATGATCAACGAAATCGATAAAGCCTTAAGAGAACAGGGCGATAAGATCTCACCTGATCAGAAGAAACAGGCTGAATCATTAAGAGATGAATTAAAGAAAGCCTTAGATGCTAATGATATCGCTACTCTTGAATCTCGTATGAATGAATTAGAACAGATGGCTCAGCAGATGGCAAGCTATCAGTACCAGAATGCTCAGGGCGCTAATGCCGGAGCCAATGCTGGTGCGAATACAAACAGCTCATCAAATAACAATGATGACGATGTTGTAGATGCTGATTATACGGAAAAATAA
- a CDS encoding YhjD/YihY/BrkB family envelope integrity protein: MPQITTKEQISQDLKKLIYIFLHPRDSMKKALTFFSEFSESFPAYSSAALAFYIIILSVPALTIIALASTLFHIDLATLQDILERFLMPKYAKMLSKVLTNKTISLSTIMILAFSVYAVSRGIGAIYTMTKKLFPLDELTKEGVFHYYLYTIRITIFILLSAISLIIVLAIGPIARIFHVFYGIMIFRAFLLFMMVTLFFTLLYRMIPRAHIFFREAFRGALVATIGEYLLMSFLDFYLQRANFSNVYGPLASIVMVLFILDWSAKMFYFGMFVTHRLYMKRFLARNVEVEVEAINHRGQAYTHVFRKMCYLKNALPGERVEISIMKESRSRIYAIVSKVLQASPDRMTPACYQCDLCDRCQLQYMDYEASLRLKRHEAQRSIMKYSSFAYGDEVVHELLPVHTLTHYKKYLKAPVSFDQEYYIGDHHKQSCSFMRSCVLNDGKMNTAIVMIEKILNNYMIKTVETVMFKVIGEAIIVFIDCGHHGIDPQLVIELKKTSINSLYQMHKRMGIMTYTCIYGDAHYPFFYQGKTYQISPLNYIYTNQETLGHLLDLMISLLDEDDQILTIGCGFLLNMALSQEVIALNENEAMYRDMKDYAQKHQLTHKKFLYGRVDARIGIVISRHHFASAVVNLIDKPLSSALSQAFFTARIPHLYIITISPHELMVSLKGNDADRLQSTYHLEDVYGLDSEPYTMNALWVFKLTLKN, from the coding sequence ATGCCACAAATAACAACAAAAGAGCAGATCTCACAGGATCTGAAAAAACTTATTTATATCTTCTTACATCCGCGTGACAGTATGAAAAAAGCATTGACCTTTTTTAGTGAATTTTCCGAGAGCTTTCCTGCTTACAGCAGTGCGGCGTTAGCGTTTTATATTATTATTTTAAGTGTTCCAGCACTGACGATCATCGCTTTAGCTTCGACGCTTTTTCATATCGATTTAGCGACTCTGCAGGATATTTTAGAGCGTTTCTTGATGCCCAAGTATGCCAAAATGTTAAGTAAAGTATTAACCAATAAAACAATCAGTTTGTCGACGATCATGATTTTAGCTTTCTCGGTGTATGCCGTCTCCCGTGGAATTGGGGCGATTTATACCATGACCAAGAAACTTTTCCCATTGGATGAACTGACCAAAGAAGGTGTTTTTCACTATTATCTTTACACCATTCGCATTACCATCTTCATTCTGCTTTCAGCGATCAGTCTGATTATCGTATTAGCGATTGGTCCGATTGCCCGCATTTTTCATGTCTTTTATGGTATTATGATCTTCCGGGCTTTCCTCTTATTTATGATGGTGACCTTGTTTTTTACGCTTCTTTACCGGATGATTCCTCGTGCCCATATCTTTTTTCGAGAAGCTTTTAGGGGCGCTTTAGTTGCTACAATCGGCGAATATTTACTGATGAGTTTTTTAGACTTCTATTTACAAAGAGCGAATTTTTCTAACGTCTACGGTCCTTTAGCGAGTATTGTGATGGTTTTGTTTATCTTAGATTGGTCCGCCAAAATGTTTTACTTTGGCATGTTTGTGACGCATCGTCTCTATATGAAACGCTTTTTAGCGCGAAATGTGGAAGTAGAGGTTGAAGCGATTAACCATCGTGGCCAGGCTTATACCCATGTCTTTCGTAAAATGTGTTATTTAAAAAATGCTTTACCGGGTGAAAGAGTCGAAATCAGTATTATGAAAGAAAGTCGCAGCCGTATTTATGCGATTGTTTCAAAAGTTCTTCAGGCCAGCCCTGATCGTATGACCCCAGCCTGTTATCAATGTGATTTATGTGATCGCTGCCAGCTGCAGTATATGGATTATGAAGCCTCATTACGTCTGAAACGTCATGAAGCGCAGCGCTCTATTATGAAATATTCTTCATTTGCCTATGGTGATGAAGTGGTGCATGAACTGCTGCCAGTGCATACATTGACCCATTATAAGAAGTATCTCAAAGCTCCGGTTTCTTTTGATCAGGAATACTATATTGGTGATCATCACAAACAAAGCTGCAGTTTTATGCGTTCTTGTGTCCTTAATGATGGAAAAATGAATACGGCTATCGTGATGATCGAAAAGATTCTCAATAACTATATGATCAAGACAGTTGAAACGGTGATGTTTAAAGTGATTGGTGAAGCGATTATTGTCTTTATTGATTGCGGTCATCATGGTATTGATCCCCAGCTAGTGATCGAATTAAAGAAAACATCCATCAACAGTCTTTACCAAATGCATAAGCGGATGGGAATCATGACCTATACATGTATTTATGGCGATGCGCATTATCCGTTTTTCTATCAGGGAAAAACCTATCAGATCTCTCCGTTAAACTATATTTATACCAATCAGGAAACCTTGGGGCACCTCCTTGATCTGATGATCAGTCTGCTTGATGAAGACGATCAGATATTGACAATAGGATGTGGTTTTCTGCTTAATATGGCTTTGTCACAGGAGGTCATCGCCCTCAATGAAAATGAAGCGATGTATCGGGATATGAAAGACTATGCTCAAAAGCATCAGCTGACGCATAAGAAGTTCTTATATGGCCGTGTTGATGCCCGCATTGGCATTGTCATCAGTCGTCATCATTTCGCTAGTGCGGTTGTCAATTTGATTGATAAACCGTTATCGAGCGCTTTATCACAAGCCTTTTTCACGGCCCGCATTCCTCATCTTTACATTATTACGATTTCACCCCATGAGTTAATGGTTAGTTTAAAGGGAAATGATGCTGATCGTCTGCAGAGTACTTATCATTTAGAGGATGTCTATGGCTTAGATAGTGAACCTTATACGATGAATGCCCTGTGGGTTTTCAAGCTGACATTAAAGAATTGA
- a CDS encoding winged helix-turn-helix transcriptional regulator: protein MGEKYKCIILYYLLNEGTLRFSELSHRLPQATAKTLTQQLRDLENDGMIHREVYPVVPPKTEYSLTVQGRSLAPIVEAMCAWGEQNMKNLIIS from the coding sequence ATCGGTGAAAAATACAAATGTATTATTCTGTATTACTTACTCAATGAAGGTACTTTGCGCTTTAGTGAACTCAGTCACCGCCTGCCGCAGGCAACGGCTAAAACGTTAACACAACAGTTACGCGATTTAGAAAACGACGGAATGATTCATCGCGAAGTCTATCCTGTTGTGCCGCCAAAAACCGAATACTCTCTCACTGTGCAGGGACGTTCGTTAGCACCGATCGTTGAGGCGATGTGTGCCTGGGGTGAACAAAACATGAAAAATTTGATCATTTCCTGA
- the tnpA gene encoding IS200/IS605 family transposase, with protein sequence MRSPKSLNYHIVFVTKYRRSCITEEIGNFLKEEIVRLIESMDGHVCEVEYHKDHVHILAELSPKHAISDQIGVIKGVTARNVKKRYGSQISKYLWKGQFWALSYFIATSGGVTLDVLKKYISEQRTGPSKGGWHDHKKKRHSSPCD encoded by the coding sequence ATGAGATCACCGAAAAGTCTAAACTATCATATTGTTTTTGTGACAAAATACAGACGCTCGTGCATAACGGAGGAAATCGGCAACTTTTTAAAGGAAGAGATTGTACGACTAATTGAATCCATGGATGGGCATGTCTGTGAAGTGGAATATCACAAGGATCATGTTCACATCTTGGCAGAGCTTTCTCCGAAACATGCTATATCTGATCAAATTGGCGTAATTAAGGGAGTTACTGCCAGAAATGTTAAAAAGAGATACGGCAGTCAGATTTCGAAATATCTCTGGAAGGGGCAGTTTTGGGCGCTAAGCTACTTTATTGCAACTTCAGGAGGCGTTACGCTTGATGTACTGAAAAAATATATTTCGGAGCAGAGAACTGGCCCATCAAAAGGCGGATGGCACGACCACAAGAAAAAGCGTCATTCATCCCCGTGCGATTGA
- the hemW gene encoding radical SAM family heme chaperone HemW: protein MLKTTSALYVHIPFCDSICSYCDFCKVFYNEKMVDDYLTALEKEAQTLQGTMTTIYIGGGTPSSLSLAQLARLMHILAPFCDAHTLEYTMEANPESVTLEKLQLLAHYGVNRLSLGVQSFQPHLIKAIERHHHQQMVIDVLKMAQDYIPSLSIDMMYGLPGQTLADLKKDLAVIDTLPITHLSYYDLILEAGTKLSHTSYQGIDEDLDDAMETQIHHHLELLGYHQYEVSNYALGNHESMHNKVYWHYDNYYGIGAGASSKIDDCMIDHSRALLKYLRGEDITHVTKLSKEDTMFNHLMMSLRLVEGLDLTEFTRRYGKRVQEVYQEPLKKHLSLGNLVIDDNHLKTTPKSLRYLNSILIDFLD, encoded by the coding sequence ATGTTGAAAACGACTAGCGCTTTATATGTCCATATTCCGTTTTGTGACAGCATCTGCAGTTACTGTGATTTTTGTAAAGTTTTTTATAATGAGAAGATGGTCGATGATTATTTGACGGCGTTAGAAAAAGAGGCGCAAACGTTGCAAGGGACGATGACGACAATTTATATTGGCGGCGGGACGCCTTCGAGCTTATCTTTAGCGCAGTTAGCGCGTTTAATGCACATTTTAGCGCCATTTTGTGATGCGCATACGTTAGAATATACGATGGAAGCTAATCCTGAATCCGTCACGTTAGAGAAACTGCAGCTGCTTGCTCACTATGGGGTTAATCGTCTTTCTCTTGGCGTGCAGAGTTTTCAGCCTCATTTAATTAAGGCGATTGAACGTCATCATCATCAACAGATGGTGATTGATGTTTTAAAGATGGCCCAAGATTATATCCCTTCATTATCGATCGATATGATGTATGGCTTACCAGGACAGACGCTCGCTGATCTGAAAAAAGATTTAGCGGTCATCGATACCTTACCAATTACGCATCTTTCTTATTATGATCTGATTCTTGAAGCGGGGACGAAATTAAGTCATACGTCCTATCAAGGCATTGATGAAGATCTTGATGATGCGATGGAGACACAGATACATCATCATTTAGAGCTGCTTGGCTATCATCAGTATGAAGTCTCTAACTATGCTTTAGGAAACCATGAATCCATGCATAATAAAGTGTACTGGCATTATGATAACTATTATGGCATTGGCGCGGGGGCGAGCAGTAAGATTGATGACTGCATGATTGATCATAGCCGCGCTTTACTGAAATACCTTCGTGGCGAAGATATTACCCATGTCACAAAACTGAGTAAAGAAGATACGATGTTCAATCATCTGATGATGTCACTGCGTTTAGTGGAAGGTTTAGATTTGACGGAGTTCACCCGGCGTTATGGCAAACGCGTACAGGAGGTCTATCAGGAGCCGTTAAAGAAACATCTCTCTTTAGGCAATTTAGTGATTGATGATAATCATTTAAAAACAACCCCGAAGTCACTGCGCTATCTCAACAGCATTCTGATCGACTTTCTCGATTAA
- the holA gene encoding DNA polymerase III subunit delta, with the protein MNFVIYGDERLLMDDKLKELKERYHCSTDDMNYSVYDPSENSMSMILEDLRTLPFLTDYKMVVITHPLFLTSSKQKEVSEQDLKAFMDYIEQDNPTSILVIFHEGTFDERRKVMKSLRKHAQVFQMEKMDSHSVYKVTREMIMQKGSKIDNDALNLLLSRTGDNLFEISHQVEKLTLYTQHIRMEDVDALVAAPLEENVFALTNAILAHDMAKTMGIYKDLMVTNHEPIALIALIATSLRHLYEVKLLSRKGYNDREIAKMTGINPRAIYPIRKNGEKFEINELLAKLNELSQLDVKIKTGLIDKQRGLELFLLHMG; encoded by the coding sequence ATGAATTTTGTGATCTATGGTGATGAACGTTTATTAATGGATGATAAGCTCAAAGAGCTCAAAGAGCGTTATCACTGCTCAACCGATGACATGAACTATAGTGTCTATGATCCAAGTGAAAATAGTATGAGTATGATTCTAGAGGATTTAAGAACCTTACCGTTTTTAACGGATTATAAAATGGTTGTTATTACTCATCCGCTGTTTCTCACCTCGAGTAAACAAAAAGAGGTCAGTGAACAGGACTTAAAAGCTTTTATGGATTATATTGAACAGGATAATCCAACTAGTATTCTTGTCATCTTTCACGAAGGTACTTTTGATGAACGTCGGAAAGTCATGAAAAGTTTACGTAAACATGCCCAGGTATTTCAAATGGAAAAGATGGATAGTCATTCCGTTTATAAAGTAACGCGGGAAATGATTATGCAAAAAGGCTCTAAAATTGATAATGATGCCCTCAATCTCTTATTAAGCCGGACAGGCGATAATCTGTTTGAAATTTCTCATCAGGTTGAAAAGCTGACATTATACACACAGCATATTCGCATGGAAGATGTCGATGCCTTAGTAGCGGCGCCATTAGAAGAAAATGTTTTTGCCTTAACCAATGCCATCTTAGCCCATGATATGGCCAAGACAATGGGCATTTATAAGGACCTGATGGTCACTAATCATGAACCGATTGCTTTGATCGCTTTAATTGCGACGTCGCTGCGTCATCTTTATGAAGTCAAATTACTGTCTCGTAAAGGTTATAACGATCGTGAAATAGCCAAGATGACCGGCATTAATCCGCGTGCCATTTATCCTATTCGGAAAAATGGTGAGAAGTTTGAAATCAATGAGCTTCTTGCCAAACTCAATGAACTCTCACAGTTAGACGTGAAAATCAAAACGGGTTTGATTGATAAACAGCGCGGCTTAGAATTATTTTTATTACATATGGGGTGA
- the grpE gene encoding nucleotide exchange factor GrpE, whose translation MAEEKKNDEVQEETKDVKEETKQPEASPEKEEKPQEEKKADQDQEIADLKEEANKWKTEYYKVFADMQNTQKRLTKEFDNTKKFMMQNFIEDLLPVVDNFERSLASEANDESLKNFLKGYQMIHDQLMNILEKNGVKAIEAKVGDDFDPNLHQAIMTEKVDGMEPNKITEELQKGYMLKDRVIRATLVKVSE comes from the coding sequence ATGGCAGAAGAAAAGAAAAATGATGAAGTTCAGGAAGAAACAAAAGATGTAAAAGAAGAGACTAAGCAGCCTGAAGCTTCTCCAGAAAAAGAAGAAAAACCACAAGAAGAGAAAAAAGCAGATCAAGATCAGGAAATTGCAGACCTGAAAGAAGAAGCCAACAAATGGAAGACAGAATACTATAAAGTCTTTGCGGATATGCAGAATACCCAGAAACGTTTGACAAAGGAATTCGATAACACAAAGAAATTTATGATGCAAAACTTTATTGAAGATCTGTTACCGGTAGTGGACAACTTCGAACGTTCATTAGCTTCTGAAGCCAATGATGAAAGTCTAAAAAATTTCCTTAAAGGATATCAGATGATTCATGATCAGCTCATGAATATCTTAGAGAAAAATGGTGTGAAAGCCATCGAGGCCAAAGTCGGTGATGATTTCGATCCTAACTTGCATCAGGCCATTATGACTGAAAAAGTGGATGGGATGGAACCAAACAAAATCACTGAAGAATTACAAAAAGGTTATATGTTAAAAGATCGTGTCATTAGAGCAACACTTGTCAAAGTGAGTGAATAG
- the hrcA gene encoding heat-inducible transcriptional repressor HrcA, translated as MLTARQLLIFKYIVEEYIQTGEPVGSKLLMTKYKLPYSSATIRNEMSTLEKQGFLDKTHTSSGRVPSKKGYHFYVETLLQPNVDDEVKNQVSTLFANTNRSLSEIIEQCCEMISQLTNLTTVALGNNASFERFQNITLVPLGAHSATAIIVTDKGHVENRTFQIKDEAMMDDLNACVGVINDTMTGTPIDDVVEKLENDVKPILNVKVKEHEVLFNAFLEAFMKFAKQNVYFSGKDNILYQPEYNDVNKLRKLVTAFENSSRWKMLEPSSDSEDGVTVRIGSETPFEDMDDVSVISASFDTGKESKGSISVIGPTRMPYEKVVSLVEYVSDNIEKLIQDEYGDEENDER; from the coding sequence ATGCTTACAGCCCGACAATTACTGATTTTTAAATACATCGTCGAAGAGTATATCCAGACGGGTGAACCGGTCGGCAGTAAACTGTTGATGACGAAATACAAGCTTCCTTATTCAAGTGCAACGATTCGTAATGAAATGAGCACCTTGGAAAAACAGGGCTTTCTTGATAAGACGCATACCTCAAGCGGGCGTGTGCCAAGCAAGAAAGGCTATCATTTCTATGTCGAGACATTACTACAGCCGAATGTAGATGACGAAGTCAAAAATCAGGTCTCTACATTGTTTGCGAACACCAACCGATCGTTAAGCGAAATTATTGAGCAGTGCTGCGAAATGATTTCTCAGTTAACGAATCTGACAACGGTAGCCTTAGGCAACAATGCGAGTTTTGAACGCTTTCAAAACATTACATTAGTACCGCTAGGCGCCCATAGTGCCACTGCCATTATCGTGACCGATAAAGGACATGTCGAAAATCGCACTTTCCAGATTAAGGATGAAGCGATGATGGATGACCTCAATGCTTGTGTTGGTGTGATCAACGATACAATGACGGGCACTCCGATTGATGATGTCGTTGAAAAACTGGAAAATGATGTCAAGCCTATTCTTAATGTTAAGGTAAAAGAACATGAAGTGCTCTTTAATGCCTTCCTGGAAGCTTTTATGAAGTTTGCCAAACAGAATGTGTACTTCTCTGGTAAAGATAATATACTTTATCAGCCAGAATACAATGATGTCAATAAACTTCGTAAGCTGGTGACAGCTTTTGAAAATTCATCTCGCTGGAAGATGCTTGAGCCATCGAGTGATAGCGAAGATGGTGTCACCGTGAGAATTGGCAGTGAAACACCATTCGAAGATATGGATGATGTTTCCGTTATATCAGCATCGTTTGATACTGGTAAGGAATCTAAAGGCTCTATTTCGGTGATCGGTCCAACCCGTATGCCTTACGAGAAGGTCGTATCCTTAGTAGAGTACGTAAGTGACAATATTGAAAAGCTGATTCAGGATGAATACGGCGACGAAGAAAATGATGAGAGGTGA
- a CDS encoding Gfo/Idh/MocA family protein, translated as MAVKYNWATIGTGVIGHQLAEALQKQGGNLYSVANRTYEKGVAFAKEYGIEKVYKEIDEVFTDPNVDVIYISTPHNTHIQYLRKALKAGKHVLCEKSITLNSDELDEAIALAEDNHVVLAEAMTLFHMPLYKKLHEIVASGRLGPLRLIQMNFGSYKDYNMKNRFFSRELAGGAMLDIGVYALSFVRFFMSSTPTHIQTQVKFAPTGVDEMASLLLQNKEEEMATVILSLHAKQPKRGTIAFDQGYIEVYEYPRGEKAVITYTNDGHQEVIEAGDTNDALVYEVQDMEKAIDEGYDMHLDYTRDVMKIMTYAREEWHMKYPEEEA; from the coding sequence ATGGCAGTAAAATACAATTGGGCAACGATTGGGACCGGGGTGATCGGTCATCAGTTAGCAGAGGCTCTGCAGAAACAAGGGGGCAACCTTTATAGTGTCGCCAATCGCACATATGAAAAAGGCGTTGCGTTCGCCAAAGAATATGGCATTGAAAAAGTATACAAAGAGATTGATGAAGTCTTCACCGATCCAAACGTCGACGTCATTTATATTTCAACCCCGCATAACACGCATATTCAGTATTTACGTAAAGCTTTAAAAGCCGGTAAACATGTTTTGTGTGAAAAATCTATTACCTTAAATAGTGATGAATTGGACGAGGCGATTGCTTTAGCTGAGGATAATCATGTCGTTTTAGCGGAAGCGATGACACTCTTTCATATGCCGCTTTATAAAAAGCTGCATGAGATTGTCGCTAGTGGTCGTTTAGGTCCTTTACGTCTGATTCAGATGAACTTTGGCTCTTATAAGGATTACAATATGAAAAACCGTTTCTTCTCCCGTGAACTAGCAGGTGGGGCAATGCTGGATATCGGGGTTTATGCCTTATCCTTTGTGCGTTTCTTTATGAGTTCAACACCAACTCATATTCAGACGCAAGTGAAATTCGCGCCAACTGGTGTAGATGAAATGGCTAGTTTATTACTGCAAAATAAAGAGGAAGAAATGGCGACGGTTATTTTATCTTTACATGCCAAACAGCCAAAACGTGGCACAATCGCTTTTGATCAGGGCTATATTGAAGTGTATGAATACCCTCGCGGAGAAAAAGCGGTCATTACTTATACTAATGATGGACATCAGGAAGTTATTGAAGCGGGCGATACCAATGATGCCTTAGTCTATGAAGTGCAGGACATGGAAAAGGCTATTGATGAAGGCTATGATATGCATTTGGATTATACTCGTGACGTGATGAAAATTATGACTTATGCGCGCGAAGAGTGGCATATGAAATATCCTGAAGAGGAGGCTTAA
- a CDS encoding L-serine ammonia-lyase, iron-sulfur-dependent, subunit alpha → MHSLKELYKVGIGPSSSHTLGPQKIAKRIRKEYPEATRFEVALHGSLALTGKGHLTDKVMRDTFAPRPCTFTFNADRLPYHPNGMIVNVYQDDKLLNSIEAYSIGGGAILFKGEFERGLKEYYPHNSMEEILTFCEHNALSLYDYVKRYEEDDIEEYLMMILETMLACVDAGLKAEGVIQGRLKMKKVANDMYHQALNIHTPMRRSRLMIASYAYAVAEENADGHRIVTAPTCGASGVVPAVLYHAYHNLHMSKQDLVEALAIGGLFGNCVKYNATISGADGGCQAEIGTACAMASAMVAWIHELNNNLIAYAAEMGLEHNFGLTCDPVGGYVQIPCIERNAYAALCAMDAGLLAGELGYLRKNKISFDQAVRVLKATGKDLNDAYKETSLGGLAKEYHVEND, encoded by the coding sequence ATGCATTCATTGAAAGAATTATATAAAGTGGGGATTGGTCCATCCTCATCACATACGTTAGGGCCACAGAAAATTGCTAAGCGTATTCGTAAAGAATATCCCGAAGCGACACGTTTTGAAGTAGCTTTACATGGGTCATTAGCCTTAACGGGGAAAGGGCATCTTACTGACAAAGTCATGCGTGATACCTTTGCCCCGAGGCCTTGCACCTTTACTTTTAATGCTGATCGTTTGCCCTATCATCCCAATGGCATGATTGTTAATGTGTATCAGGATGACAAACTGCTTAACAGTATTGAAGCGTATTCGATCGGCGGGGGTGCCATCCTTTTTAAAGGAGAATTTGAACGCGGTCTTAAAGAATATTACCCGCATAACAGTATGGAAGAGATTCTCACTTTCTGTGAACATAATGCTTTATCGCTTTATGATTATGTTAAACGTTATGAAGAAGATGATATTGAAGAGTATCTGATGATGATTTTAGAGACAATGTTAGCGTGCGTGGATGCTGGATTAAAAGCAGAAGGGGTTATTCAAGGACGATTAAAGATGAAGAAAGTGGCCAATGACATGTATCATCAGGCTTTGAATATCCATACGCCAATGCGTCGCTCCCGTCTGATGATTGCCTCTTATGCTTATGCAGTTGCGGAAGAAAATGCGGATGGTCATCGCATTGTCACCGCGCCAACATGCGGAGCAAGCGGGGTTGTGCCAGCAGTTCTTTATCATGCTTATCATAACTTGCATATGAGCAAGCAGGATCTTGTTGAAGCGTTAGCGATCGGCGGCCTTTTTGGCAACTGTGTTAAATATAATGCGACTATTTCCGGCGCGGATGGCGGCTGCCAGGCGGAAATCGGTACCGCTTGTGCGATGGCTTCAGCGATGGTCGCCTGGATACATGAACTCAATAACAATTTGATTGCCTATGCGGCTGAAATGGGCTTAGAACATAATTTTGGCCTGACCTGTGATCCGGTGGGCGGTTATGTGCAGATCCCTTGCATTGAACGTAATGCTTATGCAGCCCTGTGCGCGATGGATGCCGGCTTGTTAGCGGGAGAGCTGGGCTATTTAAGAAAGAATAAGATTTCTTTTGATCAGGCGGTGCGAGTTTTAAAAGCGACCGGTAAAGATTTAAATGATGCCTATAAAGAAACCTCATTAGGCGGCCTAGCGAAGGAGTATCATGTTGAAAACGACTAG